A region of Capra hircus breed San Clemente chromosome 11, ASM170441v1, whole genome shotgun sequence DNA encodes the following proteins:
- the LOC102176434 gene encoding olfactory receptor 1B1: MGCAPNASHSPVFLLLMFSGAEVPPVVLFVLFLAIYLTTMMGNVTLVLLISRDSRLHSPMYYLLHGLSVIDMGLSTVILPQLLAHLVTHDPAIPAARCLAQLFFFYVFGVADTLVISVMALDRYVAICDPLHYPSVMNRQCCARLLALCWVVSVVLTMLHVGLLLPLSWAADAEGNVRLLHFFCDHRPLLRASCSDIHSNELAIFLEGGFLMMGPCTLIVFSYVRIGATILRLPSAVGRCSAVSTCGSHLTMVGFFYGTIIWVYFQPPSQSSQDQDMVAAVMYTSITPLANPFVYSLRNKDVKSAFHRPLRGGRVAS, translated from the coding sequence ATGGGCTGTGCCCCTAATGCTTCAcattctccagtgttcttgcttctCATGTTCTCAGGAGCTGAAGTCCCCCCCGTTGTCCTCTTTGTCCTGTTCCTGGCTATTTACCTGACCACCATGATGGGGAATGTGACTTTAGTGCTGCTCATCTCCCGGGACTCCAGGCTCCACTCACCTATGTACTATCTGCTCCATGGTCTCTCAGTTATAGACATGGGGCTGTCCACAGTCATTCTGCCCCAGTTGCTGGCCCATCTGGTCACTCATGACCCAGCCATTCCTGCTGCCCGCTGCCTGGCCCAGTTATTCTTCTTCTATGTGTTTGGTGTTGCAGACACACTTGTTATTTCTGTCATGGCTCTGGATCGATACGTGGCCATCTGTGACCCTCTGCACTACCCTTCAGTGATGAATCGCCAATGCTGTGCCCGCTTACTGGCCTTGTGTTGGGTGGTGTCTGTGGTGCTCACCATGCTGCATGTGGGACTCCTCTTGCCTCTCTCCTGGGCTGCGGATGCCGAAGGCAACGTTCGCCTTCTCCACTTCTTTTGTGACCACCGACCACTGTTGCGAGCCTCTTGCTCTGACATCCATTCCAATGAGCTGGCCATATTCTTGGAGGGAGGCTTCCTCATGATGGGCCCTTGTACCCTCATTGTATTCTCCTATGTCCGCATTGGGGCCACCATCCTACGTTTGCCCTCAGCAGTTGGTCGCTGCAGTGCAGTCTCCACCTGCGGGTCCCATCTCACCATGGTTGGCTTTTTCTATGGCACCATCATCTGGGTCTACTTCCAGCCTCCTTCCCAGAGCTCTCAGGATCAGGACATGGTGGCTGCTGTGATGTACACATCCATTACACCTTTGGCCAACCCTTTTGTGTACAGCCTTCGCAACAAGGATGTCAAGAGTGCATTCCATAGGCCTCTTAGAGGAGGGAGGGTAGCCTCCTGA